The genomic segment CAACCCAAGGAGTGGGTTACATGGCTCCCATGGGCAGCATTTTGGTTCAACACCACATTTCATGAGTCCATAGAACCCCCTAAAATAGTACCAGTTGCACAAGGGGACGTAAGAGCCGAAGTTGTTAAAAGAGAGCTAATGGACAGAGATGAAGCTTTGCGACAATTAAAGAAGCATCTATCGAGGGCACAAGACAGAATGAGGGAGCAGGCCAATAAACATCATATAGAGAGGAGTTTTTGAGGTTGGTGATATGGTTTTCCTTAGGCTTAAACAACAATGTCAACACTCTATGATGAGTAAAATCAGCTCCAAACTAAGTGCAAGGTACTACGGTCCTTTTGAGATACTAGAGAAGATTGGAGTCGTTGCTTATTGTTTGAAATTACCACCCTCTTCAAGAATACAACTGATGTTCCATGTTTCCTTGCTTAAGAAGGCAGCCGGTGATTATAAAACAGTAGACTAACTACCAACAGGTATAGAAGATGAAAATGTGGAAGTCACGAAGCCTGAATCCATATTAGGTTCAAGAAGTATTATGAAGAGGGGGCAACGAGTTAACCAATGGTTGGTTCATTGGAAAGGAAAAACAACAAAGGAGGCAACTTGGGAGGATGAGATTTCTCTTAGAAGTCAATTTCCCAGCTTGAGTCTTGAGGACAAGATAGTACCAAAAGGAGGGTATTGATGGGGTCCAAAGAATAAATGGGCCCAATGAGTCTCTAGCCCATGAAGTGAAGCACAATTCAAGATGGGGAAGGGTATGTGAGAAAGAAGAGCTGGGGTAATGATGTGGTCTGATTAGAAGAGTGGTTActtagaggagagagaaaagaggaaTACTTTTCTGTTATTAGTATCAGGTGTGGAGAGAAGGGGAAGGGGGATTGCTTTGCTGTTGAATAGAGAACCTTGTCGGTTACTCTAAAGGAGCTTAGCTCTGGGCAATAGGATTGATTTATCTTGCTCTATTTTCTTTTGCAGATAAGTCTAAGAGCTGTCTTATATTTCATTCACCTATTCTCTtctgttgtttgtttttgtggtGTGGTTCTGTATCACATATGTTCTTcagtttataagaaaaaaaaactgtgtGGACATTATTTTCTTGATCCATAGGTTACTACTTATCTATGATTAATTGCATTGGTCTGATACCTGTCTTGACTTGAAACATGCCCCCATTTTCATGTTCCAGGAGTTTGTCGAAGAGGAGCTTGAATGGCTATCCAACAAAGATGCATTTCCTTCTGTTGAAACATTTGTTGACCTATCGTGTATTCAACCTGATACAGCCAAGATCAAAAAATCAACCCCAGTAACAAGCCCAGTACTTGAGGACAGCACAGGCAGTAGCAACAGTAATAACAGCAGTAACAGTATTTCTCTCCTAAACAGTTGTGATCACCTTAAGGTCCCAGTTCGTGCACGAAGCAAGAGACGCAGTAGGTGTCGCCCTGGCATTGCTGATGAAAACTCTGGTCAGCAAGTCTGGTGGAGACAACCAAGTAATGAAATTTCCAAGGCAGAAGAAGGGATGAAAATCTCACCAATTGGGAGGCAATGTCAGCACTGTGGAGCTGAAAAAACTCCACAGTGGCGGGCAGGTCCCCTTGGGCCAAAAACACTTTGTAATGCATGTGGGGTTAGGTTTAAGTCTGGTCGGCTTGTGCCTGAATACCGTCCTGCTAGTAGCCCAACTTTTCGTAGTGATTTGCATTCTAATTCCCATAGGAAGATAGTAGAGATGAGGAGGCAGAAGCAAATGGGAATGGGATAAATGCAAAGTGGTAGTGCCGTTAGCATTCAGCAAGCTAGGACTTAGagatttgattttctttttgattttgatttattctaatttaattttttgttcacTTCTGCTATGGGTTGGTTTTAGACAGGGAAGTCAAAattcttgattgaaaatgaagTTAGGAATGTCTTAAATTGCTTGTGTATTTGTTATGCAGAAAACAAGGAAGCCAAATTGGGATAATTTGATTTGGCTATTTTTTAAGGTTGTAACATGTAGAGGTAAGTTGCTGGAATGATGATTATGGTCCCTTTTCCGAAGGAAAGCTATTATTCTTATCTGAACTAATTCTAAATTGTTAAGACAGTAGTGGTGCAGTTGATTGTTGAGGAAATATGTCACCATTCAAGGAGTGATGACATTATTCATGtatttgaagaaagaaaagacaaattctgtcttagaaagaaaagataaatgcTGTCTTATCTTAGATGTAAAGTTATTATTTGATTCTCCTTCTAAGGGGTCAAAATGTATGCAACAAAATTTGAATCAATCAAGCCTTGACTAATTGGTGGCTACATGTGTAATCTATTTGTTTCATTGTCTTCCTTGGTTACAGTTCGCATACATGGATATAACTTGCAAGGGTTCTATATGGTTGATCCTTAATATTTTTGTGTTGAGAAATGGTTATTGCAATGATCTGTATATTGTCCTTAGTGATTATCAGTGATGCAACATTGAATTTACAGAACAAATACGTTTGTTTGTTTTATCATGTATGACAATTTGTAAAATTTCAGGGTTCCTTCTTGGGGGCTTGAATGGCCAATCTTTAGTGCTGCTAAACCAGGCTTGAATTGGAATTGTTTCCAGTGTTTCCAATCGTGCCTCGTTCTTTATACTTCTTCCTCATTGCCAGATGGAAGTTCTTGATCTTGGTATTTGCCTCTGCTCCTTTTCTTTTGAGAGAAGGATAGTGTTTACTAATTACTGACTCTGGTGTTGGTGGAGGTATGTTTTTATCATTAGCAGTTTTTATAGTTGGAAGAGTagtaagaaaagataaaatagtctAACTAAAGCACATGTTTTTATCATtagcagtttttttttttctttttttttacatatgtAATTAGTACGAAGTATTTAGAGGTTTTGTTAATGATTTATTTTGGTGAGAGAATTTAGTTGATATCTTTAGGGAGATCTTTTCTTCTAACTATTTTCTTTATGTTCAAGCGATTGAACTTGAAATCTTGATTATGAGGATCGAATTTGGTATTATTCAAACCAAAGCTTGTACCTCAGATAggcatattttattttctgaacaTCAGAGGCTCAGAATTGTTATCACCTAAAGAATGTAGCAGAAGGGTTACATACATCTCTCCAAGCCATATTGTGAATAGCTACAGTCAAAGCATAACAAGAATGACCACGAACACATCCTTTAGAAAGGAAGTCTACAGTAGTCATAGAATCAGAGTAAACTTTGATTCTCCTATAGGAGTATTTGTTTCTTATTgttatagattttaaatttcaaattgatTGATACTTATAGTTTGTTCCTCTTACCATTGGTTACCCAAGTTGGTTGGTTCTATTTTTCCAAAGTATAAAAGCTCCAGAGTATTTTATTATGCATTTacgaaaatgataaaatgttttggAATATAATATAGAACTCATTTAGTTTTCCCACAGCTATTGCTATCTGTCATCCACTTTTTGTATCATAATTTTGATTTCTCATTTCTAATtcaagtatttttattttattttcaataagcTAGAGTGaccttttttgtgtaaaattttttaatttcatttaattttcttaattacttTTCCtacttgtaattttaaaatgttttatattgcATTGAATTGAAAATAGGTCTCTTGTTTAGatcaattaaatcataaaattattgtCATTTCAATCAATCTTAATTgaatttgttgttattgttctAGTTGTTGTAGTTGTTATTCTTGTCATTCTTGTCgtcttttttattgttgtgattgtgattgttgttATTGTGATTGAGGTTGTgattattgttgttgtggtggttgttgtggttgtgtgtgattgtttttgttattgggTCATCATTGTTGTTTATTTGTGATTTTGGTTGTCAATATAGTTGTTGTGATTGTGGTTGTTGTTTTTATCATTcttgttgtggttgttgttattgttgttattcTGGTAATGGTTATTGTGTTTtgattgttattgttgttgttgttatgattattattgttgttgaattGTGGTATTGGTTATTGTCATTGTTGTGGTAGTGGTTATTGTCATTGTTGTGGCAGTGGGAGAGAAGgaattgttgttattgttgctGCTAGTAAAGGTATATTAGagtttcttctatttttcaatcttttggtGGACATTTGTTAGAATGATCTTACAAAGGTTAGTATTTCATGAGATCCTGTAGTTCTCATTCAAGTTATGTAATCATAAACGTGATGTGAAAAATAagtcatatataaaaaaaagggttGGATTACTTAGTTAATGCAAGAGTTTGAACTGAAAAGATTTATCAAATATCTTTGACAGCTTAgcttataaattttttcattctttaattaattcaattttaataacatGGAAAGTTTAGGAgaataatgatttatttttggtaCTTTTATAGTggtttgtttataaaattagatTACATCTAATTCTTTCAATTGATCAagtttcatattatatattaacgTTGCAAAGATACAAGTGAATATTGTTTGGACCTTGCTTATTTATGACTAAAATAATCTGAGTATTATTTGTACATGCAACCACTATAGCTTAAGTATTATTTAGAATGCATCGAGGCTAAAACCTTAAGCATACTTTGGAAACAATTACtcatttatactaaaataatctGAGTATTATTTGGACATGCAACCACTATTGGTTATAAGCCTAAGTATTATTTGGAATGCATCTAGGCTAAAACCCTAAGCATACTTTGGAAACAATCACTCTTAGCTAAAACTGAGTATCGTTTGGAATCTAGTCACTCATTGTAAAATTATTGGATATTGTTTCAAATGCAATCACTCTTTGGTTCAAAGCTAGAAAGATGCGATGGAGATAGTTCCTTTAAAATATATGGTGCGAAAATGCGGTGGATCATCAAGGATAAGAGCTAGAAATGTGGAAGCTATGGTGTTTGTAAGGTTAGAAGCTCACGTCCATATGATGGTTAAATAATAATGGTGTGGTGTTTGAAGGCTCTAAGAAAGTTTAGGCCAACTCTAAGAGGAAGGTGATTGGAGGGATTTCATGGGTTGCTCTAGTCTTGATCTTAAGATGAGTAATATGACAAAAAATGGGCAACATAACTTTActcaaaatcaaatatgaatacATGAGAGGACAAGTGTCTCCTAAAAATCCTAAAGCATGATCTCCCACCTTTGTACTCATTGGCAAAAAATGAGGTCTAGTAAGGAGTGGACAAGTGTCCAAAAATCCTCTCTAATAAGGGGAAGACATGTGGCCACTCATAAAGCCTAATCCTCTTTATTCTTAGAGTGTCATGTGGCTACTACTAAAGCTAAATCTTTtccaatggaagcatgacacatggtATATACTTTCTACAATGTTTAGATGTCTAGCTTAAGGAAAACTCTATACTAATTAGGTCTTAATACAAGTCTTAAACAAACCTACTTACTTAGCCGAAATACATAGCCTAAAGAAACCTATACTACTTGGCCAAAATACATGTCCTAAAGAAACCTATACTACTCCAAGCTATGCTCCATGATGACTCCAAAGGTGGTCCAAAAGGTAAAGTTTAGACCATCTTCATAGATGACTTCAACCCTTCTTGTAGATGCTTGACCATGGTTAGGGTGTATGCCATCATAAAGGCTAATGATAGCTAAATATCTTGTGCATGCTTTTGTTGTAAGACTTTCGTTAACCTTTCTTCTTTAAAAACATCTTCTTTATGTAAAGTTTAATAAGAAAAGATTTGTTGCAAATTCTCCAAAGTTGTTGTAAGCAtgctttttttacttttacttcttCTTGTATCTGAGTATGCTTGAAGCTGCTAGATGCATTAAATGTTCTTGACTTAACATTGTATACATAAGATTTCTCTCCACCTTTTGAGCAAAGCACAAGCTTGCCGTAGTTGATTAACTTTGCAACGGTTAGGCATCAAAGTAAAAAGAGGGTTTGaaagaaatttaaagataaaagtaGTAACATGATTAGTTGCTATAGGGGTGACTTTCTAAGAAAGTTTATATATTTGTGGGATGTGATGCTATGGGAGTTTTTGAGAGTTAATGTTTATGACTAGGAGAGCCTTGTGAGAAAGGAAAGCAATTTTCCTTTGGAAGCTTTGGCTTTATTGTGTGAAAAGTGAATGATACAATGTTAGACTTTggtctttttttcctttttccatcTTGTTCTTTCATCACTATTTCTAGGTGCTTAACAATTTGGTCTCACCTGCCAAATCCATGAGAAgagaaattagagaaaatagaaTGAATGCTTTGGAGAGATGGACTAATGATAAAGAGAAATTGATGGTGGTGGTAAAGATGGATGTGGCCATCATGAAAGATAGTTTGTAAGAAACCAGAGAAATGTTATGACATCTAAAAAAACGAGAAATTTTCAGAAGAAggtgaaaattttattaatgatgaagaaaagaaggaagaaagatatGTACATGATAGCATATCCAACAAGGAAGGAAAGAAGTGTAGAGACATTGGATGAAAAGTGTGAAATTACCCACATTTAAGGAGAGAGACCCATTAGGATGGCTATTAAGACTAGAGGAATTCTTTAAGGTGTAAAACATCACGCTAAGAGAAATGTCACGCTAACAAATCATTCTCCAACTTTGGTTTAACTTTGTGTCTAATAGAAAAGTTT from the Vigna angularis cultivar LongXiaoDou No.4 chromosome 3, ASM1680809v1, whole genome shotgun sequence genome contains:
- the LOC108319814 gene encoding GATA transcription factor 1 isoform X2, which codes for METIGSVDDLLDFSLDIGEEDDDEDKHRKSCPSLNSKCGNPSLFNSLVPDDPNHSYSEFVEEELEWLSNKDAFPSVETFVDLSCIQPDTAKIKKSTPVTSPVLEDSTGSSNSNNSSNSISLLNSCDHLKVPVRARSKRRSRCRPGIADENSGQQVWWRQPSNEISKAEEGMKISPIGRQCQHCGAEKTPQWRAGPLGPKTLCNACGVRFKSGRLVPEYRPASSPTFRSDLHSNSHRKIVEMRRQKQMGMG
- the LOC108319814 gene encoding GATA transcription factor 1 isoform X1 yields the protein MMTKTNTGNPVLHLTQNVATHHCLTHWYQMIRTIHILASVMQKEKQFMNIWFDWNQLKLEFEPVAWVSELQKEFVEEELEWLSNKDAFPSVETFVDLSCIQPDTAKIKKSTPVTSPVLEDSTGSSNSNNSSNSISLLNSCDHLKVPVRARSKRRSRCRPGIADENSGQQVWWRQPSNEISKAEEGMKISPIGRQCQHCGAEKTPQWRAGPLGPKTLCNACGVRFKSGRLVPEYRPASSPTFRSDLHSNSHRKIVEMRRQKQMGMG